One genomic region from Halococcus qingdaonensis encodes:
- a CDS encoding aldehyde dehydrogenase family protein, with protein sequence MSQQLSEPSQHYVDGEWIDGDGTESFESTNPATGESLGEFQRGTDADVDRALAAADDAFEEWSALSYVDRAEYLWEIYHELKERHEELGEIVSKECGKEISEGKADVNEAWDMVEWAAGDARHPHGDVVPSEIAGKDAYMRRKPRGVIGCITPWNFPVAIPFWHMAVSLVEGNTVVWKPAEQTPWCGQVIAEMFADTGIPDGVFNMVQGYGDAGEAIVDDDRVETVLFTGSAEVGHEIMGKTGSEAGKLAACEMGGKNGIVITDEADMETAVHSAVMSSFKTTGQRCVSSERIIVHEDIYDEFKEQFVDIAEDVAVGDPLDENTFMGPLIEDEHKEKVTDYNELAHDEDVEVLVDRTELDDEEIPEGHEDGVWIGPFVYEADPEADLRVTHEEVFGPHVALMPYSGDIEKAVEIHNDTEYGLAGAIISENYHEINYFRDNAEIGLAYGNLPCIGAEIQLPFGGVKKSGNGYPSAREIIEAVTERTAWTLNNAEGIQMAQGLSADITTKDD encoded by the coding sequence ATGAGTCAACAGCTCAGCGAGCCGTCCCAACACTACGTCGACGGCGAATGGATCGATGGCGACGGCACAGAGAGCTTCGAGAGCACTAATCCCGCGACGGGCGAGAGCCTCGGCGAGTTCCAGCGCGGCACGGACGCGGACGTCGACCGTGCGCTCGCGGCCGCCGACGACGCCTTCGAGGAGTGGTCAGCGCTCTCGTACGTCGACCGCGCGGAGTATCTCTGGGAGATCTACCACGAGCTCAAGGAGCGCCACGAGGAGCTCGGCGAGATCGTCTCCAAGGAGTGTGGCAAGGAGATCTCGGAGGGGAAAGCCGACGTCAACGAGGCCTGGGATATGGTCGAGTGGGCCGCCGGCGACGCCCGCCACCCCCACGGCGACGTCGTCCCCTCGGAGATCGCCGGCAAAGACGCCTACATGCGCCGCAAACCCCGCGGCGTGATCGGCTGTATCACACCGTGGAACTTCCCGGTCGCCATTCCCTTCTGGCACATGGCCGTCTCGCTGGTCGAGGGCAACACCGTGGTGTGGAAACCCGCCGAACAGACGCCCTGGTGTGGCCAGGTCATCGCCGAGATGTTCGCCGACACCGGGATCCCCGACGGCGTGTTCAACATGGTGCAGGGCTACGGCGACGCCGGCGAGGCGATCGTCGACGACGACCGCGTCGAGACCGTGCTGTTCACCGGCTCGGCCGAGGTCGGCCACGAGATCATGGGTAAGACCGGCAGCGAGGCCGGCAAGCTCGCGGCCTGCGAGATGGGCGGCAAGAACGGCATCGTGATCACCGACGAGGCCGACATGGAGACGGCCGTTCACTCGGCGGTGATGAGCTCGTTCAAGACGACGGGCCAGCGCTGTGTCTCCTCGGAGCGCATCATCGTCCACGAGGATATCTACGACGAGTTCAAGGAGCAGTTCGTCGACATCGCCGAGGACGTCGCCGTCGGCGACCCCTTGGACGAAAACACGTTCATGGGGCCGCTGATCGAGGACGAACACAAGGAGAAAGTCACCGACTACAACGAACTCGCTCACGACGAGGACGTCGAGGTGCTCGTCGACCGCACGGAACTCGACGATGAGGAGATCCCCGAGGGCCACGAGGACGGCGTCTGGATCGGACCGTTCGTCTACGAGGCCGATCCCGAGGCCGATCTCCGCGTCACTCACGAAGAAGTGTTCGGCCCGCACGTCGCGCTCATGCCCTACTCGGGCGACATCGAGAAAGCCGTCGAGATCCACAACGACACCGAGTACGGGCTCGCGGGGGCGATCATCTCGGAGAACTACCACGAGATCAACTACTTCCGCGACAACGCCGAGATCGGGCTCGCCTATGGCAACCTGCCGTGCATCGGCGCGGAGATCCAACTCCCGTTCGGCGGCGTGAAGAAGTCGGGCAACGGCTACCCGAGCGCGCGCGAGATCATCGAAGCCGTCACCGAGCGCACCGCGTGGACGCTCAACAATGCCGAGGGCATCCAGATGGCGCAGGGTCTCTCGGCCGACATCACGACGAAGGACGACTGA
- a CDS encoding polysaccharide deacetylase family protein, producing MAEFALCLTHDVDRPYKSYQAISDALIERDPSRLAGLSTEVNPYWQFDSLMELEDNLGVRSAFYFLSERGLRNRSLGKWLRPRYWIEHLGRYDVSAPRMARVIRELDADGWEVGLHGSYDSYDDRERLATEKEMVERVLGHPVKGGRQHFLNRVPATWDHHRTIGLSYDSSLGSSTEYGFTHGYDPIHPFGDDFTVFPLTLMEVALFERHDSADGAWKACEQLLMEAAANDAVMTVLWHPRYLSDDFPGYRTLYRRLIERALELDAWIGPPAECYDRLVEEGDDIAALDAAADATD from the coding sequence ATGGCTGAGTTCGCGCTCTGTCTCACTCACGACGTCGACCGACCGTACAAGAGCTATCAGGCGATTTCCGATGCGTTGATCGAACGCGATCCGTCGCGACTCGCGGGGCTCTCGACCGAGGTCAACCCGTACTGGCAGTTCGACTCGCTGATGGAACTCGAGGACAACCTCGGCGTGCGCTCGGCGTTCTACTTCCTCTCGGAGCGCGGGCTGCGAAACCGCTCCCTCGGGAAATGGCTGCGGCCGCGCTACTGGATCGAACATCTCGGGCGCTACGACGTGTCGGCCCCGCGGATGGCGAGGGTCATTCGGGAGCTCGATGCGGACGGCTGGGAAGTCGGTCTCCACGGCTCCTACGACTCCTACGACGACCGCGAGCGCCTCGCGACGGAGAAGGAAATGGTCGAGCGTGTGCTTGGCCACCCGGTGAAAGGGGGCCGTCAGCACTTCCTCAACCGTGTGCCCGCCACGTGGGATCACCACCGGACGATCGGACTCTCCTACGACAGTTCGCTCGGATCGAGCACCGAATACGGGTTCACCCACGGCTACGACCCCATCCACCCGTTCGGCGACGATTTTACCGTCTTTCCGCTGACACTGATGGAGGTCGCGCTGTTCGAACGGCACGACAGCGCCGACGGGGCCTGGAAGGCCTGCGAGCAACTGCTCATGGAGGCCGCCGCGAACGACGCGGTGATGACGGTGCTCTGGCATCCACGCTACTTGAGCGACGATTTCCCGGGCTACCGGACGCTCTACCGGCGGCTCATCGAGCGCGCGCTGGAGCTGGATGCATGGATCGGTCCGCCGGCGGAGTGTTACGACCGACTCGTCGAGGAGGGAGACGATATCGCCGCACTCGATGCAGCCGCAGACGCTACCGACTGA
- a CDS encoding IS630 family transposase (programmed frameshift), which produces MSQSTYPIELTEEERDTLNAITSHGVHRAQKITRARILLQADDGKSDSDIAESLGCSPATAWRTRKKFHERDRLDAIERKNPDRTYERKLDGEDEAHLIALATSEPPDGRARWTLRLLSDKLVVLDEIDHESVSHETVRQVLKKNELQPHRSKQWVIPPEQDTEFIYHMEDVLSLYREPYDPDRPLVCFDEHPKQLLKQVEQPRPAQPGTVAREDYQYERNGTKNLFLASEPLAGWRAVRVKDRRTTEDWVHFMQHLVDQHYPDADCIRVVLDNLNTHKPAAFYEYFDPAEARRILDKLEFHFTPVHGSWLNMAEIEFNTLQQQCLDRRIPDAATLRQEVAAWKKERNSDDTDIDWRFTTDDARIKLKRLYPSIDD; this is translated from the exons ATGAGCCAGTCAACGTACCCGATCGAGCTGACCGAAGAAGAACGCGACACTCTCAACGCGATCACATCCCACGGCGTTCACCGAGCACAGAAGATTACTCGTGCGCGCATCCTACTCCAAGCAGACGACGGCAAGAGTGACTCGGATATCGCCGAGTCACTCGGCTGTAGCCCAGCTACAGCGTGGCGAACCCGGAAAAAGTTCCACGAACGCGACCGGCTTGATGCCATCGAACGCAAAAATCCTGACCGCACCTACGAACGCAAACTCGACGGTGAGGACGAAGCTCATCTCATTGCCCTTGCTACCAGCGAGCCGCCCGACGGGCGCGCTCGCTGGACGCTCCGTCTTCTCTCCGACAAACTTGTTGTCCTCGACGAGATCGATCACGAATCAGTCTCTCACGAAACCGTGCGTCAAGTCCTCA AAAAAAACGAGCTACAGCCTCACCGATCCAAGCAATGGGTGATCCCGCCAGAGCAAGACACCGAGTTCATCTACCACATGGAGGACGTCCTCTCACTCTACCGCGAACCATACGACCCAGACCGGCCTCTCGTTTGTTTCGACGAGCATCCCAAACAGCTACTCAAGCAGGTCGAGCAACCGCGCCCGGCTCAGCCGGGCACGGTTGCCCGCGAAGACTACCAGTACGAGCGTAACGGCACCAAGAACCTGTTTCTGGCCTCCGAACCGCTTGCCGGCTGGCGAGCGGTGAGGGTCAAAGATCGCCGAACCACTGAAGACTGGGTTCACTTCATGCAGCACCTCGTTGATCAGCACTACCCGGATGCGGACTGCATCCGGGTGGTGCTGGACAACCTCAACACGCACAAGCCGGCAGCCTTCTACGAGTATTTCGATCCAGCTGAAGCACGGCGGATACTCGACAAGCTCGAATTTCACTTCACGCCAGTACACGGTAGCTGGCTCAATATGGCGGAAATCGAGTTCAATACGCTCCAGCAGCAGTGTCTCGACAGACGCATCCCCGACGCGGCGACGCTCCGTCAGGAGGTCGCCGCGTGGAAGAAGGAACGAAACAGCGATGATACCGACATTGACTGGCGGTTCACGACCGACGATGCCCGAATCAAACTGAAGCGGCTATATCCTTCAATTGACGACTGA